Proteins encoded in a region of the Vitis riparia cultivar Riparia Gloire de Montpellier isolate 1030 chromosome 7, EGFV_Vit.rip_1.0, whole genome shotgun sequence genome:
- the LOC117918363 gene encoding FRIGIDA-like protein 3, protein MEGNQSVATLIDSTTCKIQQLQKAFAELESHRALTLNLKWKQLEEHFHGLEKSLKRRFNELEDQEKEFEMKTMEAQQLLEKREAAVVAKEQDSLRRLQEKRDAAVFAIVNALGKHDKLSSSGHAVVASENRAGVPIMEEKPPDAMAAESNLEDVKGSSENENVELKSYPQLIKLCEDMDSEGLHKFISDNRKNLAAMREEIPQALKAAMDPARFVLDSLEDFYRIEIPNLDGKKDANLLGLRRTCIMLMECLSILLTNPDLGPVSEVSDDVKEIAKAIAEEWKPKLDALDIDASNGNSLEAHAFLQLLATFGIASDFDQEEISRLIPMVSRRRQTADLCRSLGLSEKMAGVIEILINSGRQIDAVNLAFAFELTEQFSPVPLLKSYLKEARKASSPLKPGNASPTAQNEVNERELTALKAVIKCIEDHKLEEEYPLDPLQKRVVQLEKAKADKKRATEAAKPQPKRPRANGVGYGPRATNVAADKTFYARVTDRYPQYIYDRPYVYPVPTDNHGPSLLGSATYNLSPSHGNYFGNGYQYQAPYLH, encoded by the exons ATGGAAGGTAATCAATCAGTTGCTACCCTCATAGACTCAACAACCTGTAAGATTCAACAGCTTCAGAAAGCATTTGCCGAACTTGAAAGTCACCGGGCTTTAACACTTAACCTGAAATGGAAACAACTTGAAGAGCACTTTCATGGTCTTGAGAAGTCCTTAAAGAGACGTTTTAATGAGTTGGAAGACCAGGAAAAGGAGTTTGAAATGAAAACGATGGAAGCCCAGCAACTGTTGGAGAAGCGGGAAGCTGCAGTTGTGGCCAAGGAGCAAGATTCATTGAGGAGGCTTCAAGAGAAGAGAGATGCTGCAGTCTTTGCAATTGTTAATGCTTTGGGGAAGCACGACAAATTGTCATCTTCTGGGCATGCTGTTGTTGCAAGTGAGAACCGAGCTGGTGTGCCAATTATGGAAGAGAAACCACCTGATGCCATGGCTGCTGAAAGTAACTTGGAAGATGTAAAAGGGTCttctgaaaatgaaaatgtggaGTTGAAGTCTTATCCCCAGCTCATCAAATTATGTGAAGATATGGACTCAGAAGGGCTTCACAAATTCATATCTGATAACCGTAAGAACCTTGCTGCCATGAGGGAGGAAATTCCACAGGCATTAAAGGCTGCAATGGACCCAGCCCGTTTTGTGTTGGATTCGCTGGAGGACTTTTACCGAATTGAAATACCTAATTTGGATGGAAAGAAGGATGCTAACCTATTGGGTCTCCGTCGAACCTGTATCATGCTGATGGAATGCCTTAGCATTTTGCTAACAAACCCAGATCTGGgacctgtttctgaagtctcaGATGATGTTAAGGAAATAGCAAAAGCAATTGCTGAGGAATGGAAGCCCAAGTTGGATGCTCTTGACATTGATGCCAGCAATGGGAACTCCTTGGAGGCTCATGCATTCTTGCAGCTTCTGGCCACCTTTGGTATTGCTTCTGATTTTGATCAGGAAGAAATATCCAGGTTAATACCAATGGTTTCTCGCCGTCGCCAAACAGCTGATTTATGTCGCTCCCTTGGGCTGTCAGAGAAAATGGCAG GTGTAATCGAGATACTGATAAACAGTGGAAGGCAAATTGATGCTGTTAACCTGGCTTTTGCATTTGAGCTCACAGAGCAGTTCTCGCCCGTGCCTTTGCTGAAGTCCTACTTGAAGGAGGCAAGAAAAGCTTCATCGCCGCTCAAACCTGGAAATGCATCTCCCACTGCACAG aatgAAGTCAATGAACGGGAGTTGACTGCCCTTAAGGCTGTGATCAAGTGCATTGAAGACCACAAGCTTGAGGAGGAGTATCCCTTGGACCCACTCCAGAAACGGGTTGTGCAGCTAGAGAAAGCCAAGGCAGACAAGAAAAGAGCTACTGAAGCTGCAAAGCCCCAACCCAAGAGGCCCCGTGCCAATGGTGTAGGATATGGACCCCGAGCCACTAACGTTGCCGCTGACAAAACCTTCTATGCTAGAGTGACTGATAGGTACCCACAGTACATATACGACAGACCCTATGTTTACCCCGTACCCACTGACAACCATGGCCCTTCACTTCTGGGTTCTGCTACTTACAACCTATCTCCCAGTCATGGCAACTACTTTGGAAATGGCTACCAGTACCAGGCCCCATATCTTCACTAG
- the LOC117917658 gene encoding TPR repeat-containing protein ZIP4, whose protein sequence is MRIAELTSPEIRPSHHDSLSQLLSQLEASINQCELLSPEKPFPTNLSSDLRSTLSQLSSLVPFSNSIKLQIWKLSYRLWNACVDLSNVAGVRSSGDKVGEEVVKLRQVSADMLLLAGNVAGVPSPALKSASFYYKTGLIWHELRRFDLAASCFEKATDLTSKLDAATISDAGERKLLLDLNIARSRTAWDVLDRNLAVTLLNRAKNLLFGSAEHYKALANQYLVFGKSALSKIEGCGVKEALKLMNEALDLFEKGLSTARTRNGTEDLKALRSKCLRFIAAVHLQGEEFESVLKCIRVLREGDGDRHPCLPVLAMKAWLGLGRYGEAEKELRGMVVNKGVPEGIWVSAIEAYFEAAGTAGAETAKGLFLGLLGRCHVSAGAAVRIAHRVVGEGGGGEGARARAKVVAELVSDERVVALFAGEAAAKDRTAMHAVLWNCAADHFLLKDYVTSAEMFEKSMLYVPYNIENRILRAKGFRVLCLCHLGLSQLDQAQEYINEAEKLEPNIACAFLKFKIYLQKSDHNAAISQMQGMTTCIDFTPDFLSLSAHEAIACRAIPVAVASLANLLNFYSSGKPMPTTEVAVLRTLVTILTQDSGYEQEILKFMKRAHLRISELGPDCFFGKGEVGRRERNWFAVNAWNFGTNTGKEKNYDVCAEFLRLASEFYSVVLDGEMEENNVMVCKSLTLTVSAMLAAEKQRQARLLDTEVKQAIKLLERAGKILSSISSGTQLDDEQVTIIKPNLFFIYTFNAYDLHGRLNDLGSQQLLLVKSFASSKFCNPNHLLQIGLNASEGPQSNHEVATFALTECLSAFVSSPSPDYQNIALVVRRLISVASIHRGDTDDDAVYAMYKQAYRIMVGLKDGEYPTDEGKWLAITAWNRAAMPVCLGQADAAKKWMNMGLEVASKVAGMDTYRACMEDFVAAFAKKYAQVDDGESKSQQVV, encoded by the exons ATGAGAATAGCCGAGCTCACATCGCCGGAGATCCGGCCGAGCCACCACGACTCTCTGTCTCAACTTCTCTCGCAACTAGAAGCTTCAATCAATCAATGCGAACTCCTATCGCCGGAAAAACCCTTTCCGACGAACCTCTCATCCGATCTCCGGTCGACTCTCTCTCAATTGAGCTCTCTCGTCCCGTTCTCTAACTCCATCAAGCTTCAGATCTGGAAACTCAGTTACCGTCTCTGGAACGCCTGCGTCGACCTGTCCAATGTCGCCGGAGTCCGGTCCTCCGGCGATAAGGTTGGTGAGGAAGTGGTCAAGCTCCGGCAGGTCTCCGCCGACATGCTTCTCCTCGCCGGAAATGTCGCTGGAGTTCCCTCGCCGGCACTGAAGTCCGCATCTTTCTACTACAAGACCGGCTTGATCTGGCACGAACTTCGCCGATTCGATCTCGCCGCGTCTTGCTTTGAGAAAGCCACCGATCTCACCTCGAAGCTCGACGCCGCTACAATCTCCGATGCCGGGGAGCGAAAACTGCTATTGGATCTCAACATTGCGAGATCTCGGACAGCGTGGGACGTTTTGGACCGAAATCTCGCGGTTACGTTGCTGAACCGCGCgaaaaatttacttttcggaTCTGCGGAGCACTACAAAGCGCTCGCGAAccaatatttggtttttgggaAGAGTGCATTGTCGAAAATTGAAGGCTGTGGTGTGAAGGAGGCTCTGAAGCTGATGAACGAAGCGTTGGATCTGTTCGAGAAGGGATTGAGTACAGCGAGAACACGAAACGGAACCGAAGATCTCAAGGCTTTGAGATCGAAGTGTCTCCGCTTCATCGCAGCTGTTCATTTGCAGGGAGAAGAGTTCGAGAGTGTTCTGAAGTGCATTAGGGTTTTGAGAGAAGGCGATGGCGATCGGCATCCGTGCTTGCCTGTGCTGGCGATGAAGGCGTGGTTAGGTTTAGGAAGGTATGGAGAGGCAGAGAAGGAGCTGAGGGGTATGGTTGTGAACAAGGGTGTTCCGGAGGGCATTTGGGTGTCGGCGATAGAGGCATACTTTGAGGCTGCGGGGACGGCGGGGGCGGAGACAGCCAAGGGCTTGTTTTTGGGTCTTTTAGGGCGGTGCCATGTCAGTGCCGGAGCTGCAGTGAGGATAGCGCATAGAGTCGTGGGTGAAGGCGGTGGCGGTGAGGGGGCTCGGGCGAGAGCCAAGGTGGTGGCCGAGCTAGTGTCGGATGAGAGGGTGGTGGCACTGTTTGCTGGCGAGGCAGCGGCCAAGGATAGGACTGCAATGCATGCTGTTCTGTGGAACTG CGCTGCAGATCACTTTCTCTTGAAGGACTACGTAACAAGCGCAGAGATGTTTGAAAAGTCCATGCTTTATGTCCCTTATAACATAGAAAATAGAATTCTCCGAGCAAAGGGCTTTAGAGTTTTGTGCCTATGCCACCTTGGCCTATCCCAGTTAGATCAAGCTCAAGAATACATCAATGAGGCAGAAAAG CTTGAGCCCAACATAGCCTGTGCTTTCCTTAAg TTCAAGATCTATCTTCAAAAGAGTGACCATAATGCTGCTATTAGTCAGATGCAAGGAATGACAACCTGCATTGACTTCACTCCGGATTTCCTCTCACTTTCAGCCCATGAAGCCATTGCTTGTCGTGCTATTCCTGTTGCTGTTGCCTCTCTTGCCAATCTTCTAAACTTCTACTCCTCAGGAAAACCCATGCCCACGACAGAAGTTGCAGTGCTACGCACCCTAGTCACAATCCTCACTCAGGACTCTGGCTATGAGCAGGAGATCCTCAAATTCATGAAACGAGCTCATTTGCGGATATCTGAGCTTGGGCCCGACTGCTTCTTTGGAAAAGGGGAGGTTGGAAGACGAGAGCGGAATTGGTTTGCTGTGAATGCATGGAATTTTGGGACAAATACAGGGAAGGAGAAAAACTATGACGTATGTGCAGAATTCTTGAGATTGGCATCGGAATTTTACAGTGTTGTGCTTGATGGGGAAATGGAGGAAAACAATGTCATGGTATGCAAATCATTGACATTGACTGTCTCCGCCATGCTGGCTGCTGAGAAACAAAGGCAGGCTCGATTGCTGGACACTGAAGTAAAACAAGCCATTAAACTGCTAGAACGGGCTGGCAAG ATTTTGTCCTCTATCTCATCTGGGACCCAACTAGACGATGAGCAAGTTACCATCATTAAGCCCAACCTCTTTTTCATATACACCTTCAATGCCTACGATCTTCACGGAAGGCTTAATGACCTGGGATCCCAACAGCTCCTGCTTGTAAAGAGCTTTGCCTCCTCAAAGTTCTGCAATCCCAACCACCTCCTTCAGATAGGCCTCAATGCCTCAGAAGGCCCCCAATCCAACCATGAAGTAGCCACATTTGCCTTAACTGAGTGCCTCTCAGCCTTTGTCTCTTCTCCCTCACCAGACTACCAAAACATAGCTCTAGTTGTCCGGAGGCTAATCTCAGTAGCCAGCATTCACAGGGGTGACACAGATGACGATGCTGTGTATGCTATGTACAAGCAAGCGTATCGAATCATGGTTGGTCTCAAAGATGGTGAGTATCCCACGGATGAGGGGAAATGGCTCGCCATTACGGCATGGAACCGGGCAGCCATGCCAGTGTGTCTGGGACAGGCTGATGCTGCTAAGAAATGGATGAATATGGGATTGGAAGTGGCATCCAAGGTGGCAGGAATGGACACATACAGGGCATGCATGGAGGATTTTGTGGCTGCCTTTGCAAAGAAATATGCTCAGGTTGATGATGGTGAAAGCAAGTCTCAGCAAGTGGTATGA